A single genomic interval of Synergistaceae bacterium harbors:
- a CDS encoding ComEC/Rec2 family competence protein, whose amino-acid sequence MEILRRSPMLAVLASLTAGAGLYDRAGIWAFLVIVPGIFAGIMFLSYEWDLPGQWQVFAFSLVLTLLCSWRMYAVISSPPPENVIFVAEEGTVTDVREWGRIYANVIDTDSRGKYVAFTHFSEFMKGARVKFDGATRDFRPKRNDSDFDEGRYWRGRGVNGIITLHDPEELPERFSMSLMRGKLSRKLSIYTPERTSRYLRAAWLGERDKSLYEFHTKCGTVHILAVSGFHVGVVMMIAIFFLGRKTLILTVILWAYILLTGAAPSAMRAGMMIQIYLCARLVHRPYNGVNSVCCAGVMLLMLLPFLFWDIGWRLSVISALTISAMIESGYSWLMISPAVGLVTFPQVAYTFGGVPLVGVILNLFAPVYFSFAFTIASFGGILRLMNFPLSQYFMMTVEGIFILWEKIAGAFLNVIPNAVSWNYFTAWMGCGVLVFFVCRYLRLAPLRTAAAMGVIGFAAFAVFL is encoded by the coding sequence ATGGAGATATTGAGACGCTCCCCGATGCTGGCGGTTCTTGCCTCACTGACAGCGGGCGCGGGACTCTATGACAGGGCGGGAATATGGGCGTTCCTCGTAATCGTTCCCGGAATTTTCGCGGGGATAATGTTCCTGTCGTATGAATGGGATTTGCCCGGACAGTGGCAGGTTTTCGCGTTCAGCCTCGTGCTGACTCTGCTGTGTTCGTGGAGAATGTATGCGGTGATTTCGTCGCCTCCTCCTGAGAATGTTATCTTTGTCGCTGAGGAAGGGACTGTTACGGACGTTCGCGAATGGGGCAGGATTTATGCGAATGTCATCGACACGGACAGCCGCGGGAAATATGTAGCCTTCACGCATTTTTCGGAGTTCATGAAGGGGGCGAGGGTGAAATTTGACGGTGCTACACGTGATTTTCGTCCCAAGAGGAATGATTCTGACTTTGACGAGGGGCGTTACTGGCGCGGGCGTGGCGTGAACGGAATAATTACCCTCCATGACCCGGAGGAATTGCCCGAAAGATTCAGCATGTCCCTAATGCGCGGGAAACTGTCCCGGAAACTTTCGATATATACCCCTGAGAGGACATCGCGCTATTTGCGGGCGGCGTGGCTCGGCGAGAGGGATAAATCGCTGTACGAGTTTCACACAAAATGCGGGACTGTCCATATTCTTGCGGTGTCGGGATTTCATGTAGGAGTCGTGATGATGATAGCAATATTTTTCTTGGGACGGAAGACTCTAATCCTCACGGTAATATTATGGGCGTATATTCTGCTGACGGGGGCGGCTCCAAGCGCAATGAGGGCGGGAATGATGATACAGATATATTTATGTGCGAGGCTCGTACACCGTCCATATAACGGAGTGAACAGCGTGTGCTGTGCGGGAGTGATGTTGCTGATGCTGTTGCCGTTCCTGTTCTGGGACATTGGCTGGCGGCTGTCGGTAATTTCTGCGCTGACAATTTCGGCCATGATTGAGTCGGGTTATTCGTGGCTGATGATAAGTCCTGCTGTAGGACTCGTAACATTTCCGCAGGTCGCGTACACTTTCGGGGGAGTGCCTCTTGTCGGGGTAATCCTGAATCTTTTCGCGCCTGTATATTTCTCGTTTGCGTTCACGATTGCGTCATTCGGGGGAATTTTGCGGCTGATGAATTTTCCGCTGAGTCAGTATTTCATGATGACGGTTGAAGGGATATTTATCCTGTGGGAAAAAATTGCGGGTGCGTTCCTGAATGTTATTCCGAATGCGGTGAGCTGGAATTATTTTACGGCGTGGATGGGGTGCGGGGTGCTTGTGTTCTTTGTGTGCAGGTACTTGAGGCTTGCCCCTCTGAGGACGGCGGCGGCTATGGGCGTGATTGGCTTTGCGGCGTTCGCGGTGTTCCTGTAA